Proteins from one Plasmodium yoelii strain 17X genome assembly, chromosome: 2 genomic window:
- a CDS encoding dolichyl-diphosphooligosaccharide--protein glycosyltransferase subunit OST2, putative: MNEIINNFYNKYTNVTVKKIKFIDINIIFNLFNIILLSVYIFTFSLFKEKIANATLFTAIGNFTLLIALRVQITNKSLFNLKQEKIIFDFVICSLILYIGLFSYAHLN, translated from the exons ATGAacgaaattataaataatttttacaataaatatacaaatgttacagtaaaaaaaattaaatttatagatataaacattatttttaacctgtttaatataattcttttatcagtttatatattcacattttccttatttaaagaaaaaatagcTAATGCTACCCTTTTTACAGCTATTGGAAATTTTACCCTTTTAATTGCCTTGCGTGTGCAG ATTACAAACAAGAGCCTGTTCAACCTTAAACaggaaaaaattattttcgaTTTCGTGATATgttctttaattttatatattg GTCTATTTAGTTATGCCCATTTAAATTAG